Proteins encoded by one window of Ornithodoros turicata isolate Travis unplaced genomic scaffold, ASM3712646v1 Chromosome86, whole genome shotgun sequence:
- the LOC135374613 gene encoding uncharacterized protein LOC135374613: protein MASPSVVDLKMETSEDWKEVRKEMHRAIVDRDETRVLKCLDAVPALKMWLDADENVSARYKAVEEKAFRIHALLVSRDCRVKNDVELSCYERLTPLDRAEIQREWHYTTERVDSYIDYLKSKSRSVTRCDDFNERLEKMFEHLSSDELNRNILKVAATAPHLQVLFDFNSESVQRTTGRSNKGEVGLTFCNKQRVFIGASTTEAETCGTVIHELCHMALRLVYNNDCLPYFRGDTEREQQYRAILNDIKGRKHGLDDLIQLALSDDEEEELIVRIPHILAQYGCDDRNRVLEREVPKLRKFFEEHVIPDMREYIQNGIPSVEAEQIKRENEKLNKACDIGKLNVQFEKPISRSLWEKGSLHIVTGPELRLLEIMVHNAVESTGRPYLFFEAHESCPTLDCDVLVKNKCAFVLVTVRNVTHFIETLRFLSDVSRVAGTKVILLVEDSEKKNLIKKVQEGALFSGVHEDHRIDEARFKHVTNSCKNEVFENSRVKLQGQYVSRLPEAINMYTFLQCVDTAVFLKLCESKNIDLGPRLHGLEERVQNYYVKRECRRALEINLKECNLNDHSEAFALLGCPHNQVATLLPPGCEAKAKEDLKNFEKFVLVHEPCDYEALLEDGHFRNKVVHLLKFDEPHKRLLWTKSNGRLSHLPMTGSESYTEDALLKLNEKVVLSNVEEKVVIVSGAPGMGKSTLAKRLCTEVKNRDTKRWVMYVDLPQRMASAKTASPSQADMCRYLADLCQVQKDGLEFALFEKSLNDGSPFEIVVILDAFDEVNEECRKCVSELTSFLSEKKACKIYMFTRTVFKSHAQDAFHTVSYELLPFSDENQVEFIRKYEGTAHSTNENTGASKLFQRLHTNLKETNKTVLETPLLLRMIFEMKNGEIAESDDYSSLLKRANISADKNKNLYIVHVYKLFVWYKHLVFRIEKRKENLRLHAVQEENDSAALQFYENHKLLAMKCIFPEETLKYLLNKDELENLEPEGRLMKDAANNSLKEGFLNGLNNGIPEFVHKTFTEFFAADYLLQKAKIRQNFDVRDVIVNLYREEEYGGVMMLFDALASESFPLHSAVMNNDALYLEQLVVEREDMLKVDELERTLLHVAALHSDEATLKRLPMDDELIKKDLFQMSPFGYAELRSPWDVKYAGEWMEWLQTETSAVGDRLNVLCARCSEEAVKRSTENLRTCETLEQKRRFLERTIFTAVRHDLRGVLDVYLSYVSPRESTVDLHRDIMDQLESRKEQSSRCSAEPSVIGNLDSFTDSSNRTVPFYAKSETVCKMLLPYCDMGILDQDGNTMLHISAKEGNLETIQFYLAHLPVSSSNGRFQTPLHLSEDAEIVRLLLPLYPSVNVLDYKQRTPMDICAKRDDLEAMKLLLLRTRTYDEHHIRPNTTLHEASHSLSLKAVTFVLPHTNAHMLNYRGETCSDVARTSWKYHSSVESNVVSCLIPHSLVNSPETFGSSPLCVWAKDGVRKVMQTLWPYLRHTDPRHALRISRSPVCTWFAGDFQGEIWCLKLLFLHLDVIAGDRYSRKRLHDVAKCKLRTLREIHGVNYINYVKLLLPHLNLTQQDYVERGVKNEDIVTLYRGWSHTNNTDDPHIDDVDTEMVDHGGNMKLLIEARKGNVEAVELHLSHSSVCFTDEEENTALHLSASNGHTNVVKLLLPLYTSVDVINVDRMTPMHMCAPNGHMDVVKLLLLRSRMSSRDNCGRTHLHLACESDAVDIVNFLLPHSFPNMRGVLGYTCCAISAVERKMNVVRCLIPHSLINCPDWTGDSPTRMCARRYMKEGLVTLLPYSCDYDTASLLTILPLSFRKAYMSMKTTPCLKLMVLHSNVMAVDKHFCATLSRI from the coding sequence ATGGCTTCACCGTCTGTAGTTGATCTGAAGATGGAAACGTCAGAAGACTGGAAGGAGGTCAGGAAGGAAATGCATCGAGCCATAGTGGACAGAGATGAGACACGTGTTCTAAAGTGCCTGGATGCTGTGCCTGCCCTGAAAATGTGGTTAGATGCCGATGAAAATGTATCTGCTCGCTACAAAGCTGTTGAAGAGAAAGCTTTCCGCATTCATGCTCTGCTAGTATCGCGTGATTGCAGAGTGAAGAACGACGTAGAATTATCGTGTTACGAACGTCTCACACCTCTTGACCGAGCTGAAATTCAGCGGGAGTGGCATTACACCACAGAACGCGTGGACTCTTACATCGACTATCTGAAAAGCAAATCACGGAGCGTCACCAGATGTGATGACTTCAATGAGCGATTGGAGAAGATGTTCGAGCACCTCTCCAGTGACGAATTAAACAGGAATATTCTGAAAGTGGCTGCAACAGCACCGCACCTACAAGTACTATTCGACTTCAACAGTGAGAGCGTTCAGCGGACTACGGGACGGAGCAATAAAGGTGAAGTCGGTCTCACTTTCTGCAACAAACAAAGAGTTTTCATCGGGGCCAGCACTACAGAAGCAGAAACCTGTGGAACTGTCATTCACGAGTTATGTCATATGGCACTTCGCCTAGTATATAATAATGATTGCCTGCCTTATTTCCGCGGGGATACAGAGAGAGAACAGCAATATAGAGCCATTCTGAATGACATAAAAGGAAGGAAACACGGACTCGATGATCTCATCCAACTAGCTCTCAGCgatgatgaagaagaagagCTAATTGTACGGATTCCTcacatactggcccaatatgGTTGCGACGATAGAAATAGGGTTCTGGAACGGGAAGTACCGAAACTACGAAAGTTTTTCGAGGAACATGTCATACCGGACATGCGGGAATACATTCAGAATGGCATTCCATCCGTAGAAGCAGAACAGATAAAAAGGGAAAACGAGAAACTCAACAAAGCTTGCGATATTGGCAAACTCAATGTCCAATTCGAGAAACCAATAAGTAGAAGTCTCTGGGAGAAGGGGTCGCTTCACATTGTTACGGGTCCAGAACTGAGGCTTCTCGAAATAATGGTTCACAACGCTGTGGAATCTACTGGTCGACCATACTTGTTTTTTGAAGCACACGAGAGCTGCCCCACGCTGGACTGTGATGTGTTAGTGAAGAACAAATGTGCATTTGTGCTCGTGACAGTTCGTAATGTCACACACTTTATAGAAACTCTTAGATTCCTGAGTGACGTGTCCCGTGTGGCTGGAACTAAAGTCATTTTGCTCGTGGAAGACAGTGAGAAAAAAAACTTGATAAAAAAAGTGCAAGAAGGTGCATTATTTTCCGGGGTGCACGAAGATCACAGGATCGACGAAGCACGCTTTAAGCATGTCACGAATAGCTGCAAAAACGAAGTTTTCGAAAATTCTCGCGTAAAACTTCAAGGTCAATATGTTTCACGGCTTCCAGAGGCAATAAATATGTACACCTTCTTACAATGCGTTGACACTGCGGTTTTCCTAAAGCTATGCGAGTCGAAGAACATTGACCTGGGACCTCGTCTTCATGGACTAGAAGAACGTGTTCAGAACTATTACGTGAAAAGAGAGTGCAGAAGAGCCCTGGAAATTAACTTGAAAGAATGCAATCTAAATGACCACAGTGAGGCTTTCGCACTTCTGGGCTGTCCACACAATCAGGTCGCAACACTTCTACCTCCCGGTTGTGAGGCAAAGGCCAAGGAGGATTTAAAGAATTTCGAGAAATTTGTACTCGTCCACGAGCCATGTGACTACGAAGCTCTCCTGGAAGATGGTCATTTCCGAAACAAAGTAGTGCACCTGCTAAAGTTCGACGAACCTCATAAGAGACTCTTGTGGACCAAATCAAATGGTCGTCTCAGTCACCTTCCAATGACGGGAAGTGAGAGTTACACCGAGGACGCGTTGTTGAAACTGAACGAGAAGGTTGTGTTGTCGAACGTAGAGGAGAAGGTTGTCATAGTCTCTGGTGCACCAGGTATGGGAAAGAGTACTCTAGCAAAGCGCTTGTGCACAGAAGTAAAAAATCGAGATACGAAGCGGTGGGTGATGTACGTCGACCTTCCTCAGAGAATGGCATCTGCTAAAACAGCGTCGCCGAGTCAAGCGGATATGTGCAGATATCTAGCGGATCTCTGCCAAGTACAAAAAGATGGTCTGGAGTTCGCTTTGTTCGAGAAAAGTTTGAACGACGGAAGCCCTTTCGAGATTGTCGTCATCTTGGATGCCTTCGATGAAGTGAACGAGGAATGCCGCAAGTGCGTCTCGGAGCTTACATCGTTTCTATCTGAAAAGAAAGCTTGCAAGATATATATGTTTACTCGCACTGTATTTAAGTCCCATGCACAAGATGCTTTCCACACGGTGTCATATGAACTCCTTCCTTTTTCAGACGAAAATCAGGTGGAGTTCATTAGAAAATATGAGGGAACAGCTCATTCAACCAATGAAAATACTGGAGCCTCCAAGCTGTTCCAGCGACTGCACACGAACTTGAAGGAGACAAACAAGACAGTCCTAGAAACCCCTCTCCTGCTTCGTATGATCTTTGAAATGAAGAATGGGGAAATTGCAGAGTCTGATGATTACTCTTCGTTACTTAAACGTGCAAACATATCAGCCGATAAGAATAAGAACTTATATATTGTACACGTGTACAAGTTGTTTGTGTGGTACAAGCACCTTGTATTcagaattgaaaaaagaaaagaaaatctccGCCTACACGCCGTACAAGAGGAGAATGACTCCGCAGCGCTTCAGTTTTACGAAAACCATAAACTCCTCGCTATGAAGTGTATATTCCCTGAGGAAACCTTGAAATACTTATTGAACAAAGACGAACTAGAGAATTTAGAGCCCGAAGGACGTTTAATGAAAGACGCAGCTAATAACAGTCTCAAAGAAGGATTTCTGAATGGTCTTAACAACGGAATTCCAGAGTTCGTTCATAAGACTTTCACTGAATTCTTTGCAGCTGATTACCTACTGCAAAAGGCAAAAATAAGACAAAATTTCGACGTGAGGGATGTCATTGTCAATCTGTACCGTGAAGAAGAATACGGCGGTGTAATGATGTTGTTCGACGCACTGGCATCAGAGTCCTTTCCCCTTCACTCTGCTGTGATGAACAACGACGCTTTATATTTGGAGCAACTCGTTGTCGAAAGAGAGGATATGTTGAAAGTCGATGAGCTCGAAAGGACGCTATTGCATGTAGCAGCCCTGCATTCTGATGAAGCAACATTGAAGAGGCTTCCAATGGATGATGAGCTAATCAAGAAGGATTTGTTTCAAATGTCACCGTTTGGGTACGCAGAGCTGCGTTCTCCATGGGACGTAAAATACGCTGGAGAGTGGATGGAATGGTTGCAGACTGAGACTTCGGCTGTGGGAGACAGACTCAACGTGTTATGCGCTCGATGCAGTGAGGAAGCAGTGAAACGTTCTACCGAAAATCTACGCACATGTGAAACCTTGGAGCAAAAGAGACGTTTTCTTGAACGAACAATATTCACGGCTGTGAGACACGACCTACGAGGTGTTTTAGACGTGTATCTGAGCTACGTGTCCCCGAGAGAGAGTACAGTAGATCTGCACAGAGACATCATGGACCAATTAGAATCACGCAAGGAACAAAGTTCGAGATGTTCTGCAGAGCCTTCGGTAATTGGAAACCTTGATAGTTTTACAGACAGTAGCAATAGAACTGTCCCTTTTTACGCAAAGTCAGAGACTGTTTGTAAAATGCTCCTTCCTTACTGCGATATGGGAATTCTTGATCAGGATGGAAACACAATGTTGCACATTAGCGCGAAAGAAGGAAATCTGGAGACAATACAGTTTTACCTCGCACATTTACCCGTTAGCAGTAGCAATGGACGCTTTCAAACTCCTTTGCACTTGAGTGAAGATGCAGAGATTGTGAGGCTACTTCTTCCTCTTTATCCCTCAGTGAATGTTCTCGATTATAAGCAACGAACTCCTATGGATATATGTGCAAAGAGAGATGATTTGGAGGCCATGAAGTTGTTACTCCTTCGCACTCGGACATATGACGAACATCACATCAGGCCGAACACAACGCTTCATGAGGCTTCTCACTCTCTTTCCCTTAAAGCTGTGACGTTTGTTCTACCTCACACAAATGCGCACATGCTTAACTACAGAGGAGAAACGTGCTCAGACGTTGCTAGGACAAGTTGGAAATATCATTCGAGTGTGGAGTCCAACGTTGTGAGTTGTCTCATCCCACACTCGCTCGTGAACTCACCTGAAACGTTCGGCTCATCACCGTTGTGCGTCTGGGCGAAAGATGGTGTAAGGAAAGTGATGCAAACTCTATGGCCTTATTTGCGACACACTGACCCTAGACATGCACTGAGGATCAGCAGAAGCCCCGTGTGTACGTGGTTCGCCGGGGATTTCCAAGGAGAAATTTGGTGTCTGAAACTTCTCTTCCTCCACTTAGATGTCATCGCTGGTGATCGTTATAGCCGTAAACGGCTACATGATGTGGCCAAGTGCAAGCTACGCACGCTACGAGAGATACACGGAGTAAATTACATTAATTACGTGAAGCTGTTACTGCCGCATTTAAATCTCACTCAGCAGGATTATGTAGAACGTGGAGTAAAAAATGAGGACATTGTTACCTTATATCGGGGATGGTCGCACACGAATAACACCGATGATCCCCACATTGACGATGTCGACACGGAAATGGTCGATCACGGTGGCAATATGAAGTTGCTCATAGAAGCACGGAAAGGTAATGTGGAAGCTGTGGAACTTCACCTCTCCCATTCATCCGTGTGCTTTACAGATGAAGAAGAGAACACTGCATTGCACTTGAGCGCGTCGAATGGACACACAAATGTGGTGAAGCTTCTCCTTCCTCTTTATACATCAGTGGACGTGATCAATGTGGATCGAATGACGCCCATGCATATGTGCGCCCCAAATGGACACATGGACGTTGTGAAGTTATTATTACTCCGCTCTAGAATGAGTTCCCGTGACAACTGTGGACGGACACATCTTCACTTGGCCTGTGAAAGTGATGCCGTTGATATCGTGAACTTCCTTCTTCCCCACTCATTCCCTAATATGCGTGGCGTGTTGGGTT